A part of Salvelinus namaycush isolate Seneca unplaced genomic scaffold, SaNama_1.0 Scaffold286, whole genome shotgun sequence genomic DNA contains:
- the nmbb gene encoding neuromedin Bb: MSGFFLNVCQLGFFTYLVLFSYISVTTSVSFDLTELGNKVAKIKVNQRGNLWATGHFMGKKSVMDSPLLQSPDGQSVDAFEVALSPEQNGMGNLFQDVLRVALQAQLRDDTENRSKNQETGLLMKILESYIENNRK, from the exons ATGTCCGGATTTTTTTTGAACGTTTGCCAACTTGGTTTTTTTACCTACCTTGTGCTTTTTTCTTACATTTCTGTAACCACTTCAGTGAGTTTTGATTTAACCGAACTTGGAAATAAAGTTGCGAAAATTAAAGTTAATCAAAGAGGGAATCTTTGGGCGACAG GTCATTTTATGGGCAAGAAGAGTGTCATGGATAGCCCTCTGCTCCAGTCTCCCGATGGGCAGTCTGTGGATGCGTTCGAGGTCGCCTTGAGTCCGGAGCAGAACGGGATGGGTAATCTCTTCCAAGATGTGCTGAGGGTCGCGTTGCAAGCCCAACTCAGAGATGACACAGAGAACCGCTCTAAAAACCAG GAGACTGGATTGTTGATGAAGATATTAGAGAGCTACATTGAAAACAACAGAAAGTGA